From the genome of Candidatus Defluviilinea proxima:
TCGAATCCATTGAAGAAGCTGAAGAACTGTCCCGTTTTTTCTTTGGCGATGAATTGGGCGATAAGGTCAAGAAAAATAACTGGGTGGTTCTACCTGAATGTACAGGGGTATGGTGGTTGAAAGTTTAGGCTTGTTTTTTGAAGCCGTTCTTGATCGCCATGGCAAGGCCTATTAACAATAATATAACTGTTATCCCAGCAAACGACCATTTGACCAACGTAAAGACTGCTGAAATCCATGCAAGCGCAGACGGTGTAGATGGATAAATAGTCAACATGATCACAATGCAGATGTTTTCAAGCAGATCGAACAGCCAGGCCCCGAATGGAAGAACGTTGTATTTTTGCATCTTGCTATTGGATGCAAATCCGCGTTGGAAAAGCCAGGTGATTGCGAGCGAAAAGAAGAGCGTGTAGACAATGGGGTAAATAATGTCGCCTGTCATTTCAAACGTGCGATACGACATGCGCAATTCAGGGCTATAAGCCTCGATCATTCCATATATTTTTTCGGGCGTATAAAAAAGTTGCAGGTCGATGGGGCCGAAACCACCAGAGCCCGCTTCGATCTTTGCCTGCTGACCCGGCAGGATCACCGCGTTGAAGATCATTTCACCCGCAAGAAATAAAAGAACGAGCCAGCCGTTCACATATTTTCTCAACGTGTCGGAAAGTTTGGTAAGCATACATTCTCCTGTAAGTTTGATGTGTATTATTGTGCAGAACACCAAATTTTCAACGGAGATACTTTTTTGTAAACGGTCTCACTTGATAAAGGCTTCTGCGATGTTGGCGAGAGTATCGTGAATTCGTTCTTTGTGGCGGAAGATAATATCGAGAGTTTCCATCTCTTCCAATGTGAAGTACCCAAAATCGGATGTTTCATCGCTAAGGCCTAATTCGCCTCCGATCACCTCTGCTTCGAAATGCAGGGCGACGATATGGGCTTTGTTGCCATCGGGATATATGACAAGTTGATCGGGATGACTGTACACGCCGACGAAACGCTTCACTCTTACACTCAAGCCTGTTTCCTCGAAAACTTCCCTTTCGCACCCCTCAGCCACGGACTCGCCCGGCTCCACGCCGCCGCTTGGTAAACACCATTGACCGTTGTCCTGACGTTTGGTTAAGAGCACACGTCCTTGTTCATCGAAGATGGCGGCTGAACAGCCGAGGCGGATCTTGCCTTGTTTGGCGATGCGCTCGCCGTAGAGGATTTGGGTCATGATAACCTCCCGTAAAAAATTGTAGGGGCAGGTCTCAGACCTGCCCCTACTTGTTATTTTATAAACGTCCCGTTGCGTAATTCTTTTAGCGTCTGCTGAATTTCTTCGATGGTATTCATCACAAAGGGACCATACGGCACGATGGGTTCTTTGAACGGTGCACCAGCCATCAACATAAAGCGGACAGTGTTATTCTCGGTCTTGACAGTGATGTGGTCGCCATCGGCATATTTGACCATTTTAGGAGCGTCGATGGTTTCGCCCGAGAAGACTCCTTCACCTTCAAAGACGTAGGTGATGAGGGTGTGTCCGCTGGGGATGGGGAACTGCCACTCGATACCCGGAGCAAGCTCAACGTCCATGTAAAGAGGCGAGGCGGCGATATCTGTGACAGGGCCGGTGACTCCTTCCACTGTCCCTGTGACAACGCGGATTTTGACTCCGTCTTTTTCATACGTGGGGATCGTGGTTGAGTTGACTTCCTGATAGCGTGGCTCGGACATTTTGAGATGCGATGGGAGGTTGACCCAAAGCTGGAAGCCGTAGATGTTGCCACTGGGGCCACGGCGGGGCATCTCTTCGTGCAAGATGCCGCGACCGGCGCTCATCCATTGCACATCGCCGGGGCCGATGGTGCCTTCGTTGCCGAGGCTATCGCGGTGAGCGGTGGAGCCTTCGAGCATGTAAGTGACGGTTTCGATGCCGCGATGTGGATGATACGGGAAGCCGCGCATGGGGCCTTCGAGTGGATCGTTGAATGCGAAGTGGTCGAAGAGCAGGAAGGGGTCGAACAGGTTGCTGGTCTTGGGCCCGAAAGAGCGGAGCAAACGCACGCCCGCGCCCTCAATGGCAGTTTGTGGTTCGATGGTTTGGGAGATAGTTCTAAGGTTAGTGTTCATGTTGTGTAGATGAGGTGGGATGAGGCGATATTACTATTTCAACTATACAGGGCGCCCGGTCCATGGGCCAACGCCTACAATTTTATCGACTCGAATCCTTATGACATAACCTGGTGGAGGATTTTCCATGGGCGGGAACTTGACCCCTGGCCTGATGTACACCTCTGCCAGTTTCTGTAAGAGTTCAGGTGCTCCGCCTTCTTCTACTTGAGCTTCTCCATACAGCACGGCATATTCAGTAAGCTCCATATTGCTTTTGGTGTTTGCTTGAAGAGATATAACGACTCGCGGATCACGCAGAACGTTCTTGACCTTTTGGTTTTTGGGAAGATGGGCTGTGACGAGGTGTTCACCATCTACGCCGACCCAGACGAGGGTTACTTGTGGACTGCCATCAGGATTCAGGGTTACCAAATGAGCAGGACAACCTGATTCGATCAGTGCTTTGATCTCGGATGGAATGTTCATAGATGGCCTCTATAGAGTCGGTTCGCTGGTTTGATCTTTAACTTCATCATCTTCCAGCACTATATCCCGTGTACGATATTCCTCATAATCTACAACAAGCCTGTCATATTCTGCGTCCATGAGCGGGGACGAGATCATGAAATCTGCTGAGGTGCGATTGCAAGCCATGGGAATGTTCCATACGACTGCCATGCGGAGCAGAGCCTTTACATCAGGGTCGTGAGGCATGGGTTCGAGCGGATCCCAGAAGAAGATGAGGAAGTCGATTTCGTTCTCGACGATCTTGGCGCCGATCTGTTGATCTCCGCCCAGTGGGCCGCTTTGGAGCAGATTGATCTTCAAACCAAGTTCGCGCTGAAGGACGGTCCCTGTTGTCCCTGTGGCGTAGAGTTCGTGATGAGCTAAAAGGGTTTTGTTGTATTTTGCCCATTCCAACAAGTCCTTTTTCTTATTGTCATGTGCGACAAGAGCGATTTTCTTGTCATGTTTCATCAATATCTTTTTTGTGCGATTTGTTTACTCATTTTTTATCCGTTATTTCTTCAGCGCTGTTTCCGCTTCGCCTAAGTGCTCGTTGCGATGATCTGCACGGAATACCCAACGCCTATATTGATTGTGAACTTCTTCCAACAGCGTCTCAGGATATGTCTCGAGACGTTTATCCACGGCCTCGGCACTTTCCAGTGCAATGCGTACCGCATCGCGTGGTGGAATAACCTCCCATAGTGGGAGGGATATATCATTGATGACAACATCTAGCTCTGGATAAGTCAACTTACCTGCCTTCTCGGTCATATCCAGTACAACCAGCGTACGCCTTTCCCACCATGCGAGATGGACATACACGATTGATACCGTCCAGTGCTCGCCGACCTTGGTTTGCATTTGCTCATCGGTCAAGCCCTCGGCCAGTTTCCGCATCCGTTCGCGGGATGCGTTGTTGAGTTCAATAAAAGAGCGGTCAACAGTCATCGTTTGTTCCTCTTTTCTATTTTGGTTTATCTGTTATGTGCGTTGTGCCTAAAACTTCTTTTACAGTAAATATTTCCTTGCCTGAAACCCATACACGATACAGTGGCTCTTTTACAACGGGTGTGGGTATCTTATCTTGAAATGGGCGTAATCCGTGGCTTTCGAGTTTCGCCTGCAATTCATTTGCCAGTGATTGGGATAAAAAAACACCGATGCAATGGTCGTGGCGAAACTTCATCATGAAATTGAAAAAGTATTCGCACGCTTCTTCCTCACTGGGTGATGTGAATTCGGGCGCACTATCCACACCGCGTTCTGTGTAATAAACCTGCCATTCTCTTCCGTTGTGTGTCAGGCAGTGCGCATCTGAAGCGCCTCCGCGTGAGCCGATGGCATAATAGCCAGGATTACAGCCTTCTTCTTGCAAGCGTTTCTCAAGTTCTTGAATGTTCATACGATGGATTGTTTACAACTTCCACATTGGACGGACCTTGGTTTTTTCCTTCTCGATATCATTGCCGACCAGTCGTTCCCACAAAGTAAAACCTGCATATCGTTCAACTTTTTTTGTTGCTGTCAAAAAATCGCTCAGAGGCTTGGTCGTTGCTTCGTTGGGAATCATGAACGTCCACATGCTCAATCTTCCTTTATTGTCCTCAGTCAGAATCGATTTAAAGAATCCATGTGGGATCGGTAAAGTAACGCCTTTATTTCCCTTGGGTTGTATTGTCACGATCGGTACATCGAAATTAAAGATCGGCCCGCAAATCACATAGGTTTCCAAAACTTCTTTTTGCGCATCCAACTTCCTAACCGCATCTTCCAATTCCTTCCAAATTCCCCGGTTGAAAGACGGCACCTGTGGCGACATATTCGAAAGTAAAAAGGTCTCGCTGTTTTGTATCTCGGTTTCCGCTTGGTTCGCACTTGCCACGAGATGGCCACGGTCAAATCCCGATGCTTCGTAATCCGCAAGGTCAGCCCTGAACAACTCCGGCAATCGCAAATCAGGGCGGAAGTTGTCGAATCGTTCCACGTCTGAATCGTCCGGATCAACGATCTCCAGCGCCCATTTTGCCTGCCTGAAATAATACGAATATCCAACGGTGTAAAAGCGGTTGACCAAGATCTGATCCGCCGCAGGCATTCCATATCTCGTCTCGCGATTTAAACCTTGATAGTCCGACATAGCTTACTCCTTTTGTTTGTGGATGAAAGAAACCGCTTCTTTCTTAACGGACAGTTGATCCCGTCCGAATTACTTTACAGCACTCAAGCGTTGACTCTCCAAATGGCCTCCCGCCTCAGCCTTATCCAACACCGACAAAATGCTCCGCACCAACTCACGTGCGGCATCCTCGCTTAATTCCACAGCGACACGTGCCGAAGGCCCCTGCGATTCGTTGACGAAGTCAATGTTGAGCGCATGTTCATACGGAGCATTGAAAGGATGGTCGTAAGAGACATTGGCACCCTCCAACTTGAACCAACCGCTCGTCCCTTTGCCGCTTCCCTCGATCTTTACCTTTTCTACGATCATTGTGCACATAACAGCTTTTCCTTTTGGGACACGGATTTTACGGATACCACGGATTCTTATCTGTAAATCACGGAAAAATTCCGTCTCGTCCGTATGATCCGTGTCCAAGAATTTTTTACGAAAGATTCTTCTCTAAAAATGCAAAAACCTTTTTCCACCCATCTAAGGCCTGATCCTTGCGATAAGCGGAATAAATGTAATAAAAGAATCCATGCCCAGCGCCATCGTAGCGATGGAACTCATAGTCTTTGCCATGTTTTTTCAAAGCTTCTTCATGCTCGTTCACTTGTTCTGGTGTCGGACTGGTATCTTCATTTCCAAATAACCCCAATATCGGGCAGGGCAGGTCCTTGGTGTAATCGATCGGCGCTACCGGGTTCTTCTCATTTAGCTGATCGGCTGGGATCACAACACGTCCGCCCCAGCAATCAATAACTGCATCAAAACCTGGTGCGCGACATGCTGTGAGATAAGCATGTCTACCACCGGAACATGTGCCAAAGATGCCTACCTTGCCATTCACGTAAGGCAATCCACGCAGGTATTTCATCGCACCCGCAAGATCGGCTACGGCTTGATCGTCCGGCACGCCACCGTCTGCACGGACTTTGGCCGCCACATCTTCTGGCGTGCCGTGTCCCGCACGGATGTAAAGATTCGGCATAAGGGTCACGTATCCATGGTTGGCAAACTTGAAAGCAGTTTCACGATACCACTCATCCCAGCCCGGCATATGATGTGCCAGAACCAATGCGGGATACGGCCCCGGCCCGAGAGGGCGCGCAAAATAGGCATTGATCATGTCCCCATTCGCGCCGGAGTGGGTGACCGTTTCTGCGATAATTCCTTCATACATATCTGTTGTATACATCGCTCTACTCCTTTGGTTTTACTTCGACCATGATTGCAACTCGATCATATTCCCTTCGGGGTCGGTCATGTAGCACCACGTGACTTTACTTCCCACTTTTGTCGTCAATGTGACGATTTCCCCAACGGCACCTCCACCGTTTGCTTCTACAAGTTTGCGCATCTCGTGAACATCGTCCACCTCAAACGCGAGATGCCCAAACCCGGGACGGTTAACCACGGTCTTCGGGCGAGGTTCAAATTGTTCGTAGTTATATATCTCAAGCGTCGGTCCGCTATCGCCATAGCCGGGCAGGCGTAAATGAGCGCCCGTCATATGCGCGCCTGTAAGTCCCGTCCCAGCATCGAGCGCATCGCCTTGATAATCTCGCTCAGGAGGCACAAAGACACAGCCAAAAACATCGGTGTAGAACTTAGCCAGCTTCTTCCAGTCTTCCGCAACCAGATTGGTGTGAACATACTTCACAGACATATCTGCTCCTCCTTATATTGACCAGGGCTCTGCTTTGACGTCCAATTCGTCAGACCAGCGATATTGAAGTGTGGTAATTTCTTTTATGATATCTTCCGACAAAGGCTTGATGTTTCTTGCCGCATCAATGAATTCCTTGAACCTTTCGGGGCTACTTGTAGCTCCAACAGTAGCGCACACCTGCGGGAAACTATGAGCAAAACGTACGCAGAACTCTGTCCAGCTCTTGATACCGGAGCGTTCAAAGATCGGAGCCACTTCAACAGCTCGTTCCTGTAAATACGGTTTCCATGCCGCGCCGGGCACATCACGTAATGTATGAACATTCCCGCCTGAAACAGTGCGCATGGCAACAATGGTTTCTTTTCTTTCAATCAGTAAGTCCCACAGTTCATTTGATGCAAAGCGTTGTAATGGGTTGAGGTAGAAGATGTATCCATCCACAATGCCTTTTGGGTATCCGCCCTGTAGCGCTTTCAATGGCGTGTTCGATGTCCACGGAAATACTTCAACGACAAAACGATTGACCAAGCCATCTTCTTTGATTTTGGCGAAGGCTTCATAACATTTGCCGCCGTTCGCAAATTGTTCTGCAAGTTCACCGCTTAAGCACAATTGCCCCAATTCCAGATTTTTAACACCAAGAGCTTCGATATGTTGGATAATCGTATTGCGTAACTCATCTGCATTATTCCAGCCATTTTTTACGATCAATTTTGGAACCTTATTTCGTTCCTCGTCAAATGCGATTCGTAAAACTTTCAATGCATCGCCGTAGGCGTGACTGGTGTGAAACCATACGCCTGAATCCATTGCGACGTGTGCCATCTTTACGCGCTCAGAGAATGCGATCTTATCGTCGCCCAATCTTGTCGTTCCATATACATACGGGGAAATGTCGGTAAGCATAGATGTCCTTGTCGATGTGATAAATGTATTATACATCCCCTGTTTGTTGTAATTACCAGCTTGTAATCGTATTCATGATCGCCGCAACACTTCGCGGGTACTCAATGGATTCGTCTGTTACGCCCAGCTCCAATATTTGGGATGATGCAGACGCAAGCCATTCGTCCAAATAAGAGTTGAACAACGCTGTATCTTCTGCGCTTGCGATGTTAATGCGCTTCCTTCTGGACAATCGGCCTGCTACTGTTTCTTCATCCGTTCTCAAGCGGACGATGAGTTCAGGCGGTGGAAGTAGTTCGCGGGTGAGTAGATAAAATCGTCGGCATAGATCAAATTCATTTTGGCTGAGCAGGTTTCGGTTAAGAAAGAGGCGTGTGAATCCCTGAAAATCCAGATCAAGGCCACCATCCATCAATCCGATCTTTTGTGTTGTGTATCTGAGACCTTTTTCCTGTTCGGCACGCAAGAGGAGATAGTCCATTTGATTTGCGAATATGTATCGTGAATCTTGTTTTGCCAGTGTTTGAAAGGGACGCTCGGCATGTTGTTCAAGTGCTGTGCTGAATTGCCCTGTCTTTGCGAGAGCTTGTGCGAGCACTGTTTTTCCCACGCCGCTGGGGCCGATGATCGTAATAATTTTGTTCATATATGATTCCATGATCGATGTATGATGCGTTGTTGTAATGTATGACTCTGTTTTGCCTATGGTAAAATTTCTTTATTGAAATATGACAGATCCTATCGTTATTACATCTGATGATCCGATTCTTGAACGTCTTGATTTTAAACCTTACCGGAGTAAGGTTGAGAGGCGTGTGATCCCGTTCTTTCCATCACCTGACGACCCGCAAACAATGGACGTGCATACCCCTTGGGGTGCGACGTTGACTGCGAGGAAAGGGGATTTTTTAGTTAGTGAAATTAATGCCCCGAATGATTACTGGCCGATCGATCCAACGATATTTGAGGAGAGTTATATCCTTACGCGGCCGGGCTATTGTGCCAAGAATGCCATCACCCTGCTTGTGCCGATGACTGATATAGTCAATGGCGATCCTGACCAGACCGTTACAGTTATGGCTCTTGAGGGAGCGGAGACGGTGCGTGCCGGTGATTTCTATCTGGCTAAAGGGATTAAGGGTGAGTTGTGGCCTTATCCCAAAGACAAGATCCATGAAGTAATGACGCCTGCTGATTAATTCAGCAGGCGTTTTTTTGTTTTTTGTTTATTTCTTTTTCTTGCTCTTGGTGGTGGCTTTTCGCTTTGTCGTTTTCAACTGTTTGGTAAAGACAGGTGGTTTCTCAACCAACGCATCGGGTACCGGCCTTACAGGAACTTCAATGTTGCTTGTTTTGGCATTCAGTTTTTCAGAGTTGATATGCTCCACCATGCCGCCGGTATCGCGCATCAAGTCCACCATGTGCTTGACGAGACGCGCATCGAGGTCTTTCGATTGCTCGTTCTTTCCATCCCAAAGTGCGATGAGGCGGACTTTGTCAATGCCGCGTGAAAGGGATGAATATAACGCCCAGCGATTGTTGCGTTCGTGTACGTTGTCGCCTTCTTTAGGCAGGCCCACCTGATCGGGTTGGTAGAACTCATCCACGAGAGGATGATTGCGCATACGGTAGAAACGCTCCACCCATTGTTCACCGCCCGGGCTGACAAAGTCACGCACATAGGGAGCTTCTGGCGCCGGGAAGTATGCTTGCACTGGCACGCCGCGTTCTGCGCAAAGTTCAACGAAGATAAGCTCACTGCCAGCATCCATGCCCGTGGTCACAGCCAGATCATCAGGCCCAGCTTGATACTTGTTCAAGACCGCTTCAATGGCTTTCTGAATATCTTTTTCTTTCTCAGGTGGGAAGTTGCTGTTCTTCTTCTTTAGGTTATCGATCATGTAGCCTGTGAACAGGAAGACATATCCATCGTGTTGAGTGCGAGTGGATTCTGCTTTGGTGCTTTTTCTATCCATTTCGTGAACTTCTTCAGCTTCCTGTTTCTTCATGCGTCGTATTTCGTCTTTGATGACCTGAATGCCCGCCTGCACAAACTCGGTACGCATTTCAAGTGACTGGAGCATTTCCAGTTGTGCAAGGGAAGATTGCAGGAAGAAAGTATTTCTGCGCGAGGCAGTAAGCGCTTTGCGATAGGCGCGTGTTACTTCCTGAACGTTCTTGGCGGTTAGCACTCTTAATTCGGCCATTGAGACGAGAGTCCAGTAATCGGCTCTGTTGGTGTCAATATAGGTTTCGAGCGCAAAAACTAATGATCCACGTAGCTCGTCGAGTGTGCTTCGCACCCAGCCGATCTCTGGATCAGGGCTGGTTGGGTCTTCATATCTGGATGCGAGGTCCACAAGCATGGTGGAAAGGGTAAGCGCATTGACGCCAGGATAGAACTGATTGAGGTTGATACGAAATCCCCTGAGATATGTATCGATCGCTTGTAAAAGCCAGTGATATGAATCAAAAGCTGTTTGCAGGCGTTTTTCTTTGTCTGAAACCCATTTCCACGATTCAACCCACATCTCTTTGTAGATGCGGCCGAGATAGGATATGGCTTCGCTATCATTGGGTGTGTCAGTAATCAGGTTTTCGATCTTTACGATTGCTTCGTCTACTCGCCCAATGCGATTCAGATGGAACGCTTCTTCGCGTCGGAAGAACGGATTACGCGCGTTGACCTCCAAGCCCTTACGATATTGGTCAAGCGCAAGTTCATTTCGGCCCATGTTGGCCAGGGCTCTACCAGCTTCGGTGATCGCCTCTTCCTTGATGAGGGGATTTCGGATCTCTTCGGTCAAAAGGAGAATATCGCCAATGCGTTTCTGTCTTTGTGCAATGGTCACACGTTGTCTCCACTCGTTATATTCGCGCCAGAATCCGGTCGCCAATGGCGTGCGCAGAGACCTGCGGTCGGGTTCGGCCAACCCGGTCAAGATGTTGAATACCGGGCTATGAATGGCGTCTGCATCTGATGCCCATGTATCGCGTGTAACGCGCGAGATAGCGGCCTTGTCCTTGTCCAAAAATGCGGGATCGGGAATGCCTTCAGGGGTAATGTGATATGGAATCGTGCGGACGTTGAAAATATCGAATGGCATATAGGCGCGGCCTGCCTGAATGTGTACGATACCGCGCTTGCGGAACGAATGGCGGATACCGAGTTCGTAGAATACATTGGCATTGTCGATGCTCATATCCACGATGCAGAGATCAGCCAATAGCAATTCCTGGAACATATCTGTCAGGATATCGCCGCTGGTGGTTTCCTCGTCGGCACGAAACGCTTCAAAGCCCGCCATCTCAAGCGTCGGCTTGATAAGTTGCGTGTAAATCGCGTTGAAGTCATACAGCGAGCCATCGCCTCCTTTTTTCTTCCCAAAAGGCATGATGACAAAGGCGTGCGGACGCATCTCAGGACGAAGCAATCCACCTGCATCTTGATCTTTGTTGGACGCGAGATCAAGGGTTTTGACCTCAGGAGTCTTTTTCGGCTCTTCCGCCGGTTTGGGCTGGGCCTGTTGTTCTTCGGCCTTTTTCTCAGCGACAGCGGGAGCCGTTGCGGGAGTAGTTGCTGGTTGCATGTTTCCTTCTTTCTGAAATCTGAACAGTTTCATATTGATAAAAAGACGAAGGAACGAGGCTAGCCTTTGACCTCATTGGTCTTCGGGTAGCGCATAAGGATGGCATTGAGCTCTTCCTTGGTAGTATCGCGACCGATATCAATGTGAGCAAATTCCTTGGCAATATCAGACAGCGATGACGAAAGAGACGAGACGCGTGCCACGACATTCTCAGCCATTTCAACCGCCGCTTTACTCATCGCTTCCAATTCTTGCTGTACAAGTTCGGAAGATGCTTCCTCGGCCAATGAACCCAACGCAGATTTAACAGTCTCTTCAACTTTCTTTTCTGTGTCTTGCAGGGTTTCCTTTGTTTGATCGACGATGGCATCAGCCATGGCTTGTTTTGTGCGATTTGCCGAATCCACCGATTCTTTGATTACGCGGTTGATAAGACCTGCTTCTTCATCCAGATCAGCTTCCTTCAGCGCCTCCTGCATGGACTTGATATATTCCATGTTTTGTGCCCAGAGTACTTCCTCTGTGCTACGTACCATGCGAAAGAACTCTGCGTCTGTTCGTTCTTCAGGTTCGAGGTTAAGCCAGTGATCGTACATAACCGATAATTCGACGATCACTTTACTGTAATTCTTGACAACCATGTCAACACTACGGAGTTCCTGCCAGCCGAGAAAAGCAGCTGTCAAGGACGCTGTTAACGCAACCCATATACTAAGGTTCCCACCAAAGGCAGCCAAGGCGGCACCTGTCACACCGGCCGCAAGGATTAAGACCTGTAGTCGAATACGCTCATTCTGGTGCACACGCACTTTTCTTCTGTGCCACGCCAGTTGGTTTTCAACACGATATTTGAAATATTCTTCACCGGTTAAATCTTCATAGCCAAAATCGCTCGATGGGTCGCCCGGATAATACCGGGAATGATATTCTCCGGTATATGGTTTTAGGGCCAGCTCGCCTCCCATGCTACGATACAGCTGGCGTTGTATCTCCATCAGCCTTTTTTCTAAATAGGGGCGGCGATCTTTTTGTCCCTGAAGGATCGTTCGGAAGAAGTAGATTTCTTTGAGAACTTCCTCTGCACCAGCGCGCATAACAAGCCAATCACCGCTGGCATAGAATGCCTTGGTAAAAGCAGCCATGGCTGATCCAATCAGAGGAGTAAGCACAAGAAGAATCCTGAATATTAAGCCAATAATGGCTGATGTGTCACCTTCTGGTGGATAAGGGAAAATTTGCGCGAAGATGGCAAATAAGGTGGCAAGAACACCTAATGCTGCTATCCAAATACGCTTGTTCAGGTGAGATTTCGTGCGGGCGGATGCGTTCATATCCAGTTCTGAAAAGCGGGCCCATGCGATCTGCAAGATGGGTATGGTACGAGGTGTTTCAGTTTCCATGACAGGTTCCTCCATGATCGAATCAGAAGTGCTGTTAGTCTTTTTCATTATTTACTCTCCGTCAGTTCGGGACAGGTGTTGCGATACTCTTCGTCTGCAAAATAATTATTCCAATCATCTGGGCTAAGGTTGGATATGAGATGGGAACAAGCGTATTGGATGAGTTCATTGTTGGGTACAAGATGGATGCGCGATACATCCCAGATGCGAACCACTTTACGCGAAACCGTAAACAACTGTGTACCATCGATGGAAAAAGTGACGCTTGTGACCGGGTTGCTTCCGTGTGAGATGCGAGCAAGCTCTTGGTTTTTTGCAACATCCCAAAGATAAGCAAAACCTTGAGAGCCGCCACCGGCCAGCAAGGTACTCTCAGGGTTGAATGCCAGCATACGTGCAGGCCCGATGATACTCATGGCTTGCCCTTTTTGTTTGAAGGTGCTTCCATCAATTTCCCAAAGAATGATGGTTCCTTCTGAACTTCCACTCGCCATTAACTTTCCATCATCACTGATCGCTATGGCAACAATATCGCCAGGTTGATTAAGGCTGACGATTTCCTTTTGTGTTGACCAGTCCCATATCTTGATGCTATCGTGAAGACCAGCGGCCAGAAAGGTTCCCTTTGTGCTGAACGCCATGGAATTTACACCTTCTTGGTTGTCAAGATGAAACTCCTTGGTACCGTCTTGAACATCCCAGAGTGCGATCAAACCATCAACGCCACCAGCGGTTGCTACAAGTTTGCTGTCACTGGTAAAACCAACGGCAGTGACCTTGCCTCCATGTTCGAGTTCATGAACAGTTTCCCCGTTAATGCTGACCAATGTGCCACGATTTTTGGTGGCGTTTTCTGTATCAAGCTCAACAACGGCAACCCATTGTGAATCAGGGCTTGTCGCAGTGTTATAGGTCAGGCTTTTAGCGGTGAGAATGATCTTTCTGT
Proteins encoded in this window:
- a CDS encoding DUF4071 domain-containing protein is translated as MQPATTPATAPAVAEKKAEEQQAQPKPAEEPKKTPEVKTLDLASNKDQDAGGLLRPEMRPHAFVIMPFGKKKGGDGSLYDFNAIYTQLIKPTLEMAGFEAFRADEETTSGDILTDMFQELLLADLCIVDMSIDNANVFYELGIRHSFRKRGIVHIQAGRAYMPFDIFNVRTIPYHITPEGIPDPAFLDKDKAAISRVTRDTWASDADAIHSPVFNILTGLAEPDRRSLRTPLATGFWREYNEWRQRVTIAQRQKRIGDILLLTEEIRNPLIKEEAITEAGRALANMGRNELALDQYRKGLEVNARNPFFRREEAFHLNRIGRVDEAIVKIENLITDTPNDSEAISYLGRIYKEMWVESWKWVSDKEKRLQTAFDSYHWLLQAIDTYLRGFRINLNQFYPGVNALTLSTMLVDLASRYEDPTSPDPEIGWVRSTLDELRGSLVFALETYIDTNRADYWTLVSMAELRVLTAKNVQEVTRAYRKALTASRRNTFFLQSSLAQLEMLQSLEMRTEFVQAGIQVIKDEIRRMKKQEAEEVHEMDRKSTKAESTRTQHDGYVFLFTGYMIDNLKKKNSNFPPEKEKDIQKAIEAVLNKYQAGPDDLAVTTGMDAGSELIFVELCAERGVPVQAYFPAPEAPYVRDFVSPGGEQWVERFYRMRNHPLVDEFYQPDQVGLPKEGDNVHERNNRWALYSSLSRGIDKVRLIALWDGKNEQSKDLDARLVKHMVDLMRDTGGMVEHINSEKLNAKTSNIEVPVRPVPDALVEKPPVFTKQLKTTKRKATTKSKKKK
- a CDS encoding SLATT domain-containing protein gives rise to the protein MKKTNSTSDSIMEEPVMETETPRTIPILQIAWARFSELDMNASARTKSHLNKRIWIAALGVLATLFAIFAQIFPYPPEGDTSAIIGLIFRILLVLTPLIGSAMAAFTKAFYASGDWLVMRAGAEEVLKEIYFFRTILQGQKDRRPYLEKRLMEIQRQLYRSMGGELALKPYTGEYHSRYYPGDPSSDFGYEDLTGEEYFKYRVENQLAWHRRKVRVHQNERIRLQVLILAAGVTGAALAAFGGNLSIWVALTASLTAAFLGWQELRSVDMVVKNYSKVIVELSVMYDHWLNLEPEERTDAEFFRMVRSTEEVLWAQNMEYIKSMQEALKEADLDEEAGLINRVIKESVDSANRTKQAMADAIVDQTKETLQDTEKKVEETVKSALGSLAEEASSELVQQELEAMSKAAVEMAENVVARVSSLSSSLSDIAKEFAHIDIGRDTTKEELNAILMRYPKTNEVKG